TTGTGGGAGAACTGCCCATGTTGAACTGTGGCATAGATTGGCTGCCAGCAAAGTTATATACACTGGACTGCATCGACTGCAGCCCCGTAGACTGCATACTCATTGGTTGCACACCCAATGGTTGTGCATGCATAGGCTGCGGCTGTGTCTGCATCGGCTGTGGCTGATGAACAACAATATGGCTAAGGTTAAGAATACCCTAACAAAGTTTCAAAAGCAGACATACTTTTATGGACACGGTAAAGGTTCCTAGTAAGGTCAATGTTCTCACCTGGCCGAAGCTGAAGACAAGTCCGGCGGCGGGCGGTCTCGGAGCGGGCTGCTCAAACTTTGGTGTTGCTTTAGGCATCATACCAAACACGAAACCCGTTTGTTGTCTCGGTTCTACATGCTCGGATAAAGTGTTGACTGGAGTGGTGTTCGAGCCAAAGATATTAACATGCGGTGCCGACGAAAATAATGGAGCGGAGTGAGTTTGATTTTCTGGCGCGTTCCCAGCCCCGAAAACACCAATGCGCCCGTTCAACTGGTTTTCAGTAGGCATTTGCATTTCAAATGCGTTTGGCATTGGAATATTGCTACTTAAGCCTAACTTTATTCctgaattaatatttacattgggAGTTCCGAAAATGAACTTAGTGTTTTCTAGATATGAATGTCCGATAATGCTAGACATAGTAGTGCTAGCAGGACTAGAACTTGTTATTAATGGGGGGACTGGGGTGGGAGCGGCTGTAGGAGCGGCTGTAGCAGCGGCGGTGAAGGTATGAGCTGCAGGTACTTGAGTGGGGGAGAGAGTAGGGTCGAGAATGGATGTTGGATTAGGTTCAGTAGTGGAGTCGAATAATCGGACTGGACGAGGGAAGGGAGTATAGGAGAGAATTGAGGCGAGATTAGAGTTGGGAGTGGGGGCGCTATTAGATTCAGGAATGGGCGACAACATTCGGATGGGATTTGGGTTGGTAGTGGGGGCGCTATTAGATTCAGGAATGGGCGTCAACATTTGGATGGGATTTGGGTTGGTAGTGGGGGCGCTATTAGATTCAGGAATGGGCGTCAACATTTGGATGGGATTTGGGTTGGTAGTGGGGGTGAGAATTGGAGTGGGATTAGAGTTGAGAATGGGGGCGGGATTAGGGTTAGGAATAGGGTCGGGATTAGGAGCAGGACTAGGGTCGGCAGTAGGAACAGGGAAAGGGTCGGCAGGAGGGGCAGGATTAGGATCAAGTGTGGGGGCAGGGTTGGCAGGACTGGGAACACGTAAATTTGCACTTTGCAGCGAGTTTTCATTCACCACACTCAGATTTGACACCTTACTTATTGAGGGTAGGTACATTGGTAGGAAACTGTCGTTCTTAGGTGTTTGGTGGGGGACAGGGGATTTATCTGAATTTGATTTCTGTAGCGGAGTGCctgttattataaatggaGAATTATTTGTGGTCTTCATTAGAAAAGtgctagtatttttaataccaaaaTTGAATTTGGGCGTTGGAGTTTGTTCTGAAGGCAACAGATTGGAATGGCCTTTGGCTGGTCCTCCGCAGCATCCACATTTTGTCAGGCTTCGATCATTCCGCACAAGACAAACAGAGCACTCCCATTTATCACGACTGGCTAAAATCAATTTGGTAAATGGATCATCTGATTTGTTCTGTTCTGACACCTCTTTCATATTAGAGGGTGATTCTTTTTTGGTTGCTTCAATGTTTGTTTCTAGCTGATTTTTGTTGGAACTGAAAATAAATGGCCAATTAGCACAATATTTCTCATCCAAAGGATAATTGCTAAGGTGTGGTGCACAATGAGTTATGTTGTATTTGAAAGTTGACcagaaatatgaaaaaaatgaaagtattatcatctatattaatatatgaacCTAAAATTAGTTGTTTATAtgtgttacattttaacagGGGCTCTAAACTTGTGATACATTTGGcctctttttatttatgttctgTGCATTTCTGAACTTCTTGTTCTACAAAAGTATAGCTTAGgatgagttttttttagattccATCGAAAATATTACCGGCTTTTTTCAGCTCCTAAACTAAGTTGGCTTCAGTcagttaataacaataaaaaaagtgattttaggatcataataaaaaaataccatgacaaaatgacaatatatgtaatgaaaatgataataaCATGACTGAATATAACATGCAATTAAAGATGCATGAAAGTATCTGAAGACGGCTCAAGTAatcttatgaaatttggcatagatttagaacatagtaatgaagaacacataggctacttattatgtttttttttattccgcgtgaaAGGGTCGcgagcaaaagctagtataatatatcaATCTATCCTTaaacgttattaaaattaacataacttaaattttgatattaaatttccatccaaacatatctttaaatacaCGTGCAGCAGCCAGTACAAAGTATGTCTTACGTTTGTGACATCTGTGTGATTTCTTTATTCACTTCCGGTTCTCTAGGCTCTAACGGTACACTCGGTCCCGGTATTTTACTCTGTTCTGGCAGTTCACTCTGTTCTGGCAGTTCACTTTGCCCCGGCACTTCATTCGGTTCGGGCCCTGATTTTTTAGGTTCAGTCGCgctgtaatttaaatgattttgattatataaatttccTTAAATATCTAAAAGTAACTTTCATAGtggtgttaaattatttatattaccttgtagaaatattttcaggacttgtttttaaacgttttgaATTATTCTTGACCAGCATAATGTTAGCTTGGCTGGATAAAAGCAAGTCTCTTGTTTTataatctgaaaataaaacaaaatttatattgttgtttaagtaagaaagaataataaaagaaatattgaagGCAACTTACAATTTGTGCAGCTACTTGATGTTTTAAAGGATTTATCCACCAATCGCGATGCAATCCTGCTTGGTGGACTATCCAAAGATTTATCGAAAGTCAAAGTAGGTGAATTTTCCCTAGTTTTGACTTTCATCGCTCTTGAAATATATGATGTACTAGGACTTGTAGAAGAAcctaaacaaacaaatataaatacaatttaatactaaaacagAACAGTTTTGATAATGCTCTAACTAAATAAAAGGTTAACTGATTAAAAAAggtagtaaaaataaagccTACAAGATGGTATCGACGCCATGGCGCGCGTGGCTCGCTTGTGAAGGGCTGCAGATGAAGACAAATGTGGATATGCACTTGACTGGTTTGGTAGATGCACATTTGGTTTTGAAGATTTTCTTGAAATAACATCATCCTATTAAAAGacatttcaaaacattatctatatatataaaagaaagtcgtgttagttacactatttataactcaagaacggctgaatcaatttgattgaaaatcggtgggcaggtagcttagaaccaggaaacggacataggataatttttaccccgttttctattttttattccgcgcggacggagtcgcgggtaaaagctagtttccaataaaagaaaattgactttacaaaaaatttagcatattttgaacaaattattttttacttaataatactCATAtcttactatatttaaaatatcaactaaCATGATGCATGCATTTTCATTTATCATATTCCTTTCAATACAAAATCTAGAAAAACAGatatttttgaacaaattaaaatgatattcattaatgacaaataaaataattaattaaaaacacttacAAGATCGGGACTTTTTATCTTCCTTGAGTTTCGTGTTTCTTGAGAGTCTGTAAAAAACACTATCTTAGCATTTTATGTCAACTAAACGCAAAATACCtaaccataaaaaacttaaacagtACTCTATGGAAATAgatagaaaaatgtaaattttagcTTAAAAATATCAACCCTTTTATTACGTGCTgatattaaacattacaagaaaacaatattaatgaaaCATGATTATGGATACGCTTCAAAATTGtgaatttgataaataaatattaaagtacatATACCAGAAGCAGTTTCAGTATGAAATGTTTAAGGGTAAAAGTTCTTCTACATagtaacatattataaatcacCAGCCTACAAAAGGTAAAAGGAAGGGACTTAACTAAATAGTGTTTAGCTGTATATTTTGGAGTTAAATAGAagattattacaaaaagaaacttgccattattatattcattaGAATCATATGCTTGTTCAGTATCATCTTCAATGTCATCATTTATTGCCCCATCTTCATAATATGGctacaaacattttcattttgtaatacaaaatttgcacaagttaaaattatggtgattttaaataactctGTCGTTGTCAGATTTTAAAGtaaggaaattttaaaaaaaaaatatgttgtctTTGCCAATTACAGTTTAAACTTAGAAACTATGAAgttcagatgtagaacacCAGTGGAGTGGAATTTGCCATCAGTAGATCAATGGTAGACCCGAGGCAAACTCATATGAGTTTTGAAAAAGTGGACAATAATGTAATAAGAAAAACTTTGTACTCCTTTATAAGGTAATCGAATGAACGGAGGAACTTGAAATGTGACAAATTAATGTGAGgtgcatatttttaattaaaaaaaaataataattgagtatgcatgcaataaatttttaatttcaaaacacCAGTCCTAATAATTTGAGTAATTTGGCCTATTATCAAGTAACAAAGATCTAAATTACAAGAGTACTTACATGGGAAGGTTCATATCTGCCAATTGCATggcatttcttttttttgggCGGTGGAACAATTTCCTCAGAGCTCTGATCGGTATCATTGTTTGAACTATCAGGTTCCTTACGTTTTCGAAACCAATCGGTAAAT
This DNA window, taken from Papilio machaon chromosome Z, ilPapMach1.1, whole genome shotgun sequence, encodes the following:
- the LOC106717285 gene encoding mucin-2 isoform X2, whose protein sequence is MSQGREDNQRKRKQTDSSESASVFNNLMGTISTFIQRPFTDWFRKRKEPDSSNNDTDQSSEEIVPPPKKKKCHAIGRYEPSHPYYEDGAINDDIEDDTEQAYDSNEYNNDSQETRNSRKIKSPDLDDVISRKSSKPNVHLPNQSSAYPHLSSSAALHKRATRAMASIPSCSSTSPSTSYISRAMKVKTRENSPTLTFDKSLDSPPSRIASRLVDKSFKTSSSCTNYYKTRDLLLSSQANIMLVKNNSKRLKTSPENISTSATEPKKSGPEPNEVPGQSELPEQSELPEQSKIPGPSVPLEPREPEVNKEITQMSQTSNKNQLETNIEATKKESPSNMKEVSEQNKSDDPFTKLILASRDKWECSVCLVRNDRSLTKCGCCGGPAKGHSNLLPSEQTPTPKFNFGIKNTSTFLMKTTNNSPFIITGTPLQKSNSDKSPVPHQTPKNDSFLPMYLPSISKVSNLSVVNENSLQSANLRVPSPANPAPTLDPNPAPPADPFPVPTADPSPAPNPDPIPNPNPAPILNSNPTPILTPTTNPNPIQMLTPIPESNSAPTTNPNPIRMLSPIPESNSAPTPNSNLASILSYTPFPRPVRLFDSTTEPNPTSILDPTLSPTQVPAAHTFTAAATAAPTAAPTPVPPLITSSSPASTTMSSIIGHSYLENTKFIFGTPNVNINSGIKLGLSSNIPMPNAFEMQMPTENQLNGRIGVFGAGNAPENQTHSAPLFSSAPHVNIFGSNTTPVNTLSEHVEPRQQTGFVFGMMPKATPKFEQPAPRPPAAGLVFSFGQPQPMQTQPQPMHAQPLGVQPMSMQSTGLQSMQSSVYNFAGSQSMPQFNMGSSPTTHTTTRKVKRAVRRNNVR
- the LOC106717285 gene encoding mucin-2 isoform X1 translates to MSQGREDNQRKRKQTDSSESASVFNNLMGTISTFIQRPFTDWFRKRKEPDSSNNDTDQSSEEIVPPPKKKKCHAIGRYEPSHPYYEDGAINDDIEDDTEQAYDSNEYNNDSQETRNSRKIKSPDLDDVISRKSSKPNVHLPNQSSAYPHLSSSAALHKRATRAMASIPSCSSTSPSTSYISRAMKVKTRENSPTLTFDKSLDSPPSRIASRLVDKSFKTSSSCTNYYKTRDLLLSSQANIMLVKNNSKRLKTSPENISTSATEPKKSGPEPNEVPGQSELPEQSELPEQSKIPGPSVPLEPREPEVNKEITQMSQTSNKNQLETNIEATKKESPSNMKEVSEQNKSDDPFTKLILASRDKWECSVCLVRNDRSLTKCGCCGGPAKGHSNLLPSEQTPTPKFNFGIKNTSTFLMKTTNNSPFIITGTPLQKSNSDKSPVPHQTPKNDSFLPMYLPSISKVSNLSVVNENSLQSANLRVPSPANPAPTLDPNPAPPADPFPVPTADPSPAPNPDPIPNPNPAPILNSNPTPILTPTTNPNPIQMLTPIPESNSAPTTNPNPIQMLTPIPESNSAPTTNPNPIRMLSPIPESNSAPTPNSNLASILSYTPFPRPVRLFDSTTEPNPTSILDPTLSPTQVPAAHTFTAAATAAPTAAPTPVPPLITSSSPASTTMSSIIGHSYLENTKFIFGTPNVNINSGIKLGLSSNIPMPNAFEMQMPTENQLNGRIGVFGAGNAPENQTHSAPLFSSAPHVNIFGSNTTPVNTLSEHVEPRQQTGFVFGMMPKATPKFEQPAPRPPAAGLVFSFGQPQPMQTQPQPMHAQPLGVQPMSMQSTGLQSMQSSVYNFAGSQSMPQFNMGSSPTTHTTTRKVKRAVRRNNVR